Genomic DNA from Candidatus Cloacimonadota bacterium:
AACCACTTCTCCCATCACATCAAGATAGTTGCCGGAACAGACCAGATGCAGGAATCCGTCATTATCGACGATCATTCTGTAAGGGCTAAGAGGGACAGGAATAGTCGTTAGAGTGCTAAAGTCCTCTAGATCAATAACAGTCAATTCACCCGGGAGATAAGAGGGGTATTGATAGCCCGAATTAGCTACATAAAGCAGATCATTATAAACGATTAATCCCAAAGGTGCTACCCCGACAGTTAGTTCTGCTACTACAGAGTTTGTTGCCAGATCGATCTTATATACTTTATCAGTCAGCATGCCCGTAACATAGGCATATTCTTGGTGGATCAATAAATCATAAGGATTAGAATAGTTTTCCAGCTGAATGGTAACAGTTGTCGAACCATTTTCTATATCAATAACTTGAATATTACTATCTCCGGAATTTGTCAGATAGATATATCCGTCTTTGATAGCCATTTTGTTGGGGAATAGCCCTGTTAGGGCAAAAGTATTATTAACACTTTCTGTTGCGAGATCGATCCTTGAGATGGTTTGACTAACGCTGTTCAGCACAAATAGCTCAGCAACCAGACAGGTTATTAAGGTAGTTAAGATCATTAAACATAATAAGATTTGCATAGCTTTCATTTTTTTCTCCATTTATCAGTGATTATAGTTGATTTTCAGATTTAAAAGCCAGTTAAAGCCGGGCTGTGGGGTATAAGCATATATCTCATATCTTGTATCAAAGATATTGTTCAAAGTTAGAGATATTTGCCAATTGAGTTGCAGTTTTTCGAAGATAAGGCCAATTTCAACATTAGTCAGATTATAATCGTCAAGTGGCTGAATAAGCTGATCCGGGGTTGACCATTGAACTCCGGTATAGAAGTGGGATAATCTTACAAAGAATGGTTTGGGACGGATAGCAGCAGTAATATGCCAACTCTCTTCAGGGGTATAGAGGAGCTTTTTATCATAGAGATCAGAAGGGGAACCGTCTAAATTCCGTGACTTATTCAAAGCAGTAGTTTTCAGCCAAGAAAGAGATAGCTTAAAAAGATCATTAAATCGATAATCTGCAGAGATCTTCCAGTTACTGATCTCGGCTGCGGCAATATTTCCCGGCTTCCAACCTGTAATAGAACGATACCAATAGATAAGGTCATCGATCTTGCTCTGATGAAATTCTAGCCTGGGGGTTAAATTATACATAGTAAATTCACCGAAGGCATTATAATTAGTCGATTTCTCCATTTTCAGGTCGGGGTTACCTGTTGTTTGCGAATCCCCTTTCCAGTAAAGATCGTAAAAAGAGGGGAGACTGTAATTCTTACTGATCCCACCGCCAAGATTTAACAATATTGGATGAAACAGAGTGATGGCGGTATCATAACGGTATGATAAGAAATTATCCTTATTAACGTTGGAAGCACTATTTGTCGTTTCCCTTTGCCAAGTATCCCATCTGGCAGCTAAACTATGTGACCAATCTACATCTTTGATCGGAATGATAAGTTTAGCAACCGAAGAGAGACTATAATTCTCCTGTCTGATTTCCGGAAGGGAGTTGACTTCATTAGTCAACTCCTGATAGGAAAAATCTTCCCGATAGTATTCTGCTTGAAATTTCTGCTCATAATGTATCTGGTCCTCCAATAGATTATCAACAATATAGTAGTTGATCAATTGATTGATCAGATGATCAAATGGCGAGTAAATGCTCATTTGCAGCCCCATTTTATCATCAGAGTGTTTACTTATTATGTAATAATAGGAATTAGGTGCTCTGGTATTATCATACTTTGTTCTGTTTCGATGATGATAAAATATCAATTCCGGATTTAGCGAAGAGAATTGCCCAACAAACGAGAAGTAGTTATAGACGCTTAAACCATCTAATCGGGCATTTTGATAGAGGATCTCATAATTTGTCGGTCCGGGAAGCTTGTTAGCAAAATCGAAAAATTCCAGTTTATAGAGCGTAGTAAATTGCGAAAAATGCCCGCTCAAACGGAGATGCAGGTTTTGATAAAACTTGTCATTATACCTGCGGGTATTTTCGATATCATTGCTATCGTAGTAAACAAAATCATTTTTTGCTTGATTACGGTCTGCATAAAGACTGATCCCCAACCACTGCCGACGATGATAAAAAGATGCTGCAGTTTTATATGATCCAAAAGAACCAATAGTCTGAGAAAGAAATATATCATAGGAGTTGACGGGATGTTTGGTGTTGATATTGATCAGACCACCGATCGCTCCGGCTCCTTTGTAAGCAGCAGCACCACCTTTGATGATCTCGATACTCTCGATGATATCTGTCGGGATAGCAGAAATATCAAAGGGTTGTCCGCTGCTATTGAGAGGAACACCATCAAGCAGGACAAGGGTATGTCTGGTATGATGACCCAAAACAGATACAGTCTGCCTTTCCCCTCTCAAACTCAATCCGGTGATACTGATTTCCGGATACTCATTCATGATATCTACCAGATTCATTCCCCTCATTTCAGGAGTAATAGGAATGAACAGTCTCATCTGAGATAATCCAGAGATATTATCCTGTTCTCTGCGGATAGTAACATTAGGCAACTTAACGGCATCTCTCGTTAAAATGATGACCTCTTGTTCCCCTAAATCTCTGACATTTATACTGG
This window encodes:
- a CDS encoding TonB-dependent receptor encodes the protein MRSILSWINIFLTGYKKVVIGIYLFSCLMFTLSAEVVSLSGRVVSEEMIPIDNVVILSEERYLTVTDEDGVFYLENAHEEWSLTFYRYGYHLASINVRDLGEQEVIILTRDAVKLPNVTIRREQDNISGLSQMRLFIPITPEMRGMNLVDIMNEYPEISITGLSLRGERQTVSVLGHHTRHTLVLLDGVPLNSSGQPFDISAIPTDIIESIEIIKGGAAAYKGAGAIGGLININTKHPVNSYDIFLSQTIGSFGSYKTAASFYHRRQWLGISLYADRNQAKNDFVYYDSNDIENTRRYNDKFYQNLHLRLSGHFSQFTTLYKLEFFDFANKLPGPTNYEILYQNARLDGLSVYNYFSFVGQFSSLNPELIFYHHRNRTKYDNTRAPNSYYYIISKHSDDKMGLQMSIYSPFDHLINQLINYYIVDNLLEDQIHYEQKFQAEYYREDFSYQELTNEVNSLPEIRQENYSLSSVAKLIIPIKDVDWSHSLAARWDTWQRETTNSASNVNKDNFLSYRYDTAITLFHPILLNLGGGISKNYSLPSFYDLYWKGDSQTTGNPDLKMEKSTNYNAFGEFTMYNLTPRLEFHQSKIDDLIYWYRSITGWKPGNIAAAEISNWKISADYRFNDLFKLSLSWLKTTALNKSRNLDGSPSDLYDKKLLYTPEESWHITAAIRPKPFFVRLSHFYTGVQWSTPDQLIQPLDDYNLTNVEIGLIFEKLQLNWQISLTLNNIFDTRYEIYAYTPQPGFNWLLNLKINYNH